A DNA window from Hoplias malabaricus isolate fHopMal1 chromosome 5, fHopMal1.hap1, whole genome shotgun sequence contains the following coding sequences:
- the myt1a gene encoding myelin transcription factor 1 — protein MKLCKVFLENEFHGQLLSQRWTRGDKVSSWENKRSRRIKMSQDTEEKRTRTRSKGIRVPLELVGQEYSCPTPGCDGLGHVSGKYARHRSALGCPLAKKRKLQEAEENQAASKKKPNPLKLAMDDGFNADSDTNSETEPKDDAAESDEEIAAKGEEPKKKKEEETPEPEEVAAPTEEVSPVEAEVKTTEVKEVPDAEPEEEPTKEEVEPDATPIQQVTIETDSAEGLQVAEEIQAGEEEDGEDVEEMTEEERMTQQLKHSEDPRQITEEEKEEGEDEEEQEEEGESQCASQKNNSDHQYFSGDFNKIQAKEADEKINGQEDNVEEEEDEDEEEEVLIKPDHSPVAPETSFPTQVSEPDTMINSEKPDTPLTEEEDEEDEEDEEDEEDDREDVPNKASPTVVIELHSEGDEEEDEEEDEDDGEEEMDEAEDEEMDSVSHRSEVTDESETYDMTRGNLGLLEQAIALKAEQTGRSSEESRSPEQQSYHSPDEKSSKMPDYAARRGYYGKEGSRSDKKEVKCPTPGCDGTGHVTGLYPHHRSLSGCPHKDRVPPEILAMHENVLKCPTPGCNGQGHVNSNRNTHRSLSGCPIAAAGKHTKGYEKQVQAQASVSEQAGRGSNSDRVLRPMCFVKQLEIPQYGTYRPNVVPATPRANLAKELEKYSKVSFDYASFDVQVFGKRMLAPKMPTSETSPKAFKSSSPSQSLSGGYAKSSSSSTSSGYDYSHDAEAAHMAATAILNLSTRCWERPENLSTKQQEQGNKDPEIEVDENGTLDLSMKKPKMEGVRSPDPSSSSSSFSQQQGVTSPHSAHTYKVEEWEGPLDYTKTSRQKEEEPEEVEYTIQSHTSSDGEDDDATQESLEDRKYPGEVTTSSFKVKLPPKDTKKELLLCPTPGCDGSGHITGNYASHRSLSGCPLADKSLRTLMAAHTGELKCPTPGCDGSGHITGNYASHRSLSGCPRAKKGGIKITPTKDDKEDSELIKCPVPGCDSLGHISGKYATHRSAYGCPLAARRQKEGLLNGTPFSWKSFKTEGPTCPTPGCDGSGHANGSFLTHRSLSGCPRASANKKRARFPGDEYISKKFRASDVLDNDEDIKQLNKEICELNESNSEMEADMANLHTQISSMEKNLKNMQDENKLIEERNEALFIELSGLSQALIRSLANIRLPQMQEPISEQNFDTYVDTLTHMFSNKECYQNPENRALLESINQAVKGIEV, from the exons AGAATGAGTTCCATGGGCAGCTGCTGAGTCAGAGGTGGACGAGAGGGGACAAAGTCAGCAGCTGGGAGAACAAGAGAAGCAGGAGAATCAAA ATGAGCCAAGacacagaagagaagaggacaCGAACTCGCTCAAAAGGCATCAGAG tTCCTCTGGAGCTTGTGGGACAAGAATACAG TTGTCCCACTCCTGGATGTGATGGCTTAGGTCATGTCAGTGGAAAATATGCTAGACACAGAAG TGCATTGGGTTGTCCATTGGCCAAGAAAAGGAAACTTCAAGAGGCAGAAGAGAATCAGGCTGCCTCTAAGAAGAAGCCCAACCCTCTGAAACTGGCAATGGATGATGGGTTCAATGCAGACAGTGACACAAACAGTGAGACTGAACCAAAGGATGATGCAGCAGAATCTGATGAAGAAATAGCAGCAAAAGGGGAGGAGCctaagaagaagaaggaggaggaaacACCTGAGCCAGAGGAAG TTGCTGCTCCCACAGAGGAAGTTTCTCCAGTTGAAGCTGAAGTTAAAACTACAGAAGTCAAAGAAGTTCCCGATGCAGAACCTGAAGAAGAACCCACAAAAGAAGAGGTTGAGCCTGATGCCACACCCATCCAGCAAGTCACCATTGAGACAGACAGTGCAGAGGGGCTTCAGGTTGCTGAGGAGATCCAGGCaggagaggaagaggatggGGAGGATGTAGAAGAGATGACAGAAGAAGAGAGGATGACTCAGCAGCTGAAACATTCGGAGGATCCCAGGCAGATcacagaagaagagaaagaagaaggtgaagatgaagaggagcaggaggaagaaGGTGAGAGCCAGTGCGCCAGTCAGAAGAACAATTCAGACCACCAGTACTTCAGCGGAGACTTCAACAAAATACAGGCCAAAGAAGCTGATGAAAAGATCAATGGCCAGGAAGATAAcgtagaggaggaggaagacgaGGACGAGGAGGAAGAGGTCCTAATTAAGCCTGACCACTCACCTGTTGCCCCTGAAACCAGCTTTCCCACTCAGGTATCGGAACCGGACACCATGATAAACAGCGAGAAGCCAGACACTCCTCTGACggaggaggaagatgaagaggatGAAGAAGATGAGGAAGACGAAGAGGACGATAGAGAAGATGTGCCCAACAAAGCCTCACCCACAGTGGTCATAGAGCTGCACTCAGAaggtgatgaggaggaggatgaagaggaagatgaggatGACGGAGAGGAAGAAATGGATGAGGCAGAGGACGAAGAGATGGACAGCGTTTCCCACAGGTCAGAGGTCACGGACGAGTCAGAGACATATGACATGACGCGAGGGAACCTGGGGCTGCTGGAGCAGGCCATCGCTTTGAAGGCGGAACAGACTGGACGCAGCTCTGAGGAGAGCCGCTCTCCAGAGCAGCAGAGCTACCACAGCCCGGACGAGAAAAGCAGCAAAATGCCAGATTACGCAGCACGCAGGGGATACTATGGTAAAG AAGGCTCCAGATCAGATAAGAAAGAAGTGAAATGCCCCACCCCAGGGTGTGATGGGACAGGTCATGTGACTGGACTGTATCCTCACCACCGGAGTCTTTCTGGGTGCCCACATAAAGACAGGGTCCCACCTGAAA TCCTAGCCATGCATGAGAATGTGCTGAAATGTCCAACACCTGGGTGCAATGGTCAAGGACATGTTAACAGCAATCGCAACACACATCGCAG TTTGTCTGGCTGCCCAATCGCTGCTGCAGGAAAACATACAAAGGGTTACGAGAAGCAAGTTCAAGCCCAGGCTTCGGTCAGTGAGCAAGCTGGCAGAGGCTCTAACTCAGACAGAGTGCTCAG GCCCATGTGTTTCGTGAAGCAGCTGGAGATTCCTCAGTACGGTACCTACCGGCCTAATGTGGTGCCAGCCACTCCTAGAGCCAACCTGGCAAAAGAGCTTGAAAAGTATTCTAAGGTGTCTTTTGACTATGCAAGCTTTGATGTGCAGGTGTTTGGCAAACGCATGCTTGCCCCAAAGATGCCCACCAGCGAAACCTCACCTAAAGCCTTCAAAT CTTCCTCCCCAAGCCAGAGCTTATCTGGAGGCTACGCCAAGAGcagctcctcctccacctccagtGGATATGATTATTCCCACGATGCTGAGGCTGCTCATATGGCCGCCACTGCCATCCTCAACCTGTCCACACGCTGCTGGGAGAGACCCGAGAACCTTAGTACTAAGCAACAGGAGCAGGGCAACAAG GACCCAGAGATTGAGGTTGATGAGAATGGCACCCTGGACCTCAGCATGAAGAAACCCAAAATGGAGGGAGTGAGGTCACCTgacccatcatcatcatcctcatcgtTCTCACAACAGCAGGGAGTGACCTCACCGCACTCTGCCCACACCTACAAGGTCGAGGAGTGGGAGGGGCCTCTCGATTACACCAAGACCAGTCGACAAAAGGAGGAGGAGCCAGAGGAG GTGGAATATACCATACAGTCCCACACATCATCTGATGGAGAAGATGATGATGCCACACAAGAGAGTCTGGAAGACAGAAAGTACCCTGGTGAGGTCACAACTTCCAGCTTCAAAGTCAAGCTCCCACCCAAAGACACCAAGAAAGAGCTCCTGCT ATGTCCCACCCCTGGATGTGATGGCAGTGGTCATATAACAGGGAACTATGCATCTCACCGCAG TCTCTCTGGGTGTCCTCTTGCTGATAAAAGTCTTCGGACCCTCATGGCTGCCCACACTGGTGAACTCAA ATGTCCTACCCCAGGCTGTGATGGATCAGGACACATCACTGGAAACTACGCCTCACACAGAAG TTTATCTGGATGTCCTCGTGCCAAGAAGGGGGGAATCAAAATAACCCCCACCAAGGACGACAAAGAAGATTCAGAGCTGATTAA gtgccCAGTTCCAGGCTGTGATAGTCTGGGTCATATCAGTGGGAAATACGCCACTCATCGCAGTGCCTATGGCTGCCCACTGGCCGCCCGTCGGCAGAAAGAGGGTTTACTGAATGGCACGCCATTCTCCTGGAAGTCCTTCAAGACGGAGGGCCCCACCTGCCCCACACCAGGCTGTGATGGCTCAGGACATGCCAACGGCAGCTTCCTCACACATCGCAG TCTTTCAGGATGTCCTAGAGCTTCTGCTAACAAAAAGAGAGCAAGGTTCCCCGGGGACGAATACATCAGCAAGAAATTCAGGGCGAGTGATG TTCTTGATAATGATGAAGACATAAAGCAACTGAACAAAGAGATATGTGAGCTCAATGAGTCAAACTCAGAGATGGAGGCAGACATGGCCAACCTGCACACACAG ATCTCATCCATGGAGAAGAACCTGAAGAACATGCAAGACGAAAACAAGCTCATCGAAGAGAGGAATGAGGCTCTGTTCATAGAGCTGTCTGGCCTGAGCCAGGCTCTTATCCGCAGCCTGGCCAATATCCGTCTCCCACAGATG CAGGAGCCCATCAGCGAGCAAAACTTTGACACCTATGTGGACACTCTGACCCACATGTTCTCCAACAAGGAATGCTACCAGAACCCAGAGAACCGAGCCCTACTGGAGTCCATCAACCAGGCGGTCAAAGGCATCGAGGTGTAA
- the pcmtd2a gene encoding protein-L-isoaspartate O-methyltransferase domain-containing protein 2a, whose protein sequence is MGGAVSAGEDNDELIDNLKEAQYIRTELVECAFRAIDRADYYLEEFRDSAYKDLAWRHGNIHLSAPCIYSEVMEALDLQPGLSFLNLGSGTGYLSTMVGLILGPFGVNHGVELHGDVIDYAYQKLDCFIKTSESFDRFEFCEPSFVMGNCLEIAPESRQYDRVYCGAGVQREHEDYMKNLLKVGGILVLPLEEKLTKITRTGYNSWETKKIIAVSFAPLVLPKHRENGKPRAVSLPTMFEVRSLQDLARISIRQTLKKSVTGLWPLPRRVGSKGRSRPKPRREHRDSTLLTNRYVFMSRLIPGPMDDNNNQSGTDDEEEDCRGVCEREEDEAEEDEDGKRKEGRVLLIEAPVNVLREKILSLPLPEPLKMYLLYYREK, encoded by the exons ATGGGTGGCGCGGTGAGTGCTGGGGAAGACAATGATGAGTTGATTGACAACTTGAAGGAGGCCCAGTACATTCGTACGGAGCTGGTGGAGTGTGCTTTCCGAGCTATTGACAGAGCTGACTACTACTTAGAGGAGTTCAGAGACAGCGCCTACAAGGACTTGGCCTGGAGACATGGCAACATTCACCTTTCTGCTCCCTGTATCTACTCTGAGGTGATGGAGGCCTTGGACCTGCAGCCTGGATTGTCCTTTCTCAATCTGGGAAGTGGGACAGGCTACCTCAGTACCATGGTGGGCCTCATACTAG GGCCATTTGGTGTGAATCATGGTGTTGAACTCCATGGTGATGTCATTGATTATGCTTATCAGAAGCTGGACTGTTTCATCAAGACGAGTGAAAGCTTTGACAG GTTTGAGTTCTGTGAGCCATCGTTTGTGATGGGGAACTGTCTGGAGATCGCCCCTGAGAGCAGGCAGTATGACAGGGTGTACTGTGGAGCAGGGGTTCAGAGGGAGCATGAAGATTACATGAAAAACCTGCTGAAAGTTGGTGGCATCCTGGTGCTACCTTTAGAGGAAAAG CTGACTAAAATTACCCGGACAGGATACAACTCATGGGAGACAAAGAAGATAATTGCAGTGTCCTTTGCCCCACTTGTACTtcctaaacacagagaaaatggaAAACCCAGAGCAGTATCTCTAC CTACCATGTTTGAAGTGCGAAGTCTCCAGGACTTGGCTCGCATCTCCATCAGGCAGACCCTGAAGAAATCTGTGACTGGGTTGTGGCCACTGCCCCGGAGAGTGGGCTCCAAAGGAAGGTCTCGTCCGAAACCGAGACGAGAACATCGCGATTCCACGCTGCTGACCAACCGCTACGTGTTCATGAGTCGCCTGATCCCTGGACCTATGGATGACAACAACAACCAGTCGGGAACAGATGACGAAGAGGAGGACTGCAGAGGGGTGTGTGAACGTGAGGAAGATGAAgcagaagaagatgaagatggTAAGAGGAAGGAGGGAAGGGTTCTGCTAATTGAAGCTCCAGTCAACGTCCTGAGGGAGAAGATCCTCAGCCTGCCTCTTCCAGAGCCCCTCAAGATGTACCTTCTATATTACAGAGAGAAGTAG